The Brachionichthys hirsutus isolate HB-005 chromosome 3, CSIRO-AGI_Bhir_v1, whole genome shotgun sequence genome has a window encoding:
- the ptdss1a gene encoding phosphatidylserine synthase 1 translates to MAYVYSGSHTLSKDDVNYRMHFRMINEQQVEDITIEFFYRPHTITLLTCTVLSLMYFAFTRDDGNPDSNVWVGLILVISFFLIISVLAFPNGPFTRPHPAIWRIVFGLSVLYFLFLVFFIFLNWQQVKQLMYWLDPNLRYAKREADIMEYAVNCHAITWERILSHFDIFAFSHFWGWGMKALLIRSYGLCWTISITWELTELFFMHLLPNFAECWWDQVILDILLCNGGGIWLGMNICRFLEMRTYHWASIKDIHTTTGKIKRAVLQFTPASWTYVRWLDPKSSLQRVTGVYLFMIIWQLTELNTFFLKHIFVFPASHPLSWCRILFVGIITAPTVRQYYAYLTDTQCKRVGTQCWVFGAIAFLEALACIKFGQDLFSKTQILYVIMWLLCLAFITFLCLYGMVWFAETYGPRGTSLSECEDSNYAEYADYVSGGIKGETEADSNSPATRFRGKGPGRAESVNGLDSQ, encoded by the exons ATGGCGTACGTGTACAGTGGATCTCACACCCTGAGCAAAGATGATGTGAATTACAGAATGCATTTCCGGATGATCAACGAGCAACAAGTTGAAGACATCACCATCGAGTTCTTCTACAGGCCGCACACGATAACGCTGCTCACATGCACGGTGCTCAGTTTGATGTACTTCGCGTTCACACG GGATGATGGTAATCCTGACAGTAACGTGTGGGTGGGCCTCATCCTGGtcatctctttcttcctcatcatcagtgTTTTGGCCTTTCCTAATG GGCCGTTCACCAGACCGCATCCTGCAATATGGCGGATCGTTTTTG GTCTGAGTGTGCTctacttcctcttcctggtgttcttcatcttcctcaactGGCAGCAGGTGAAGCAGCTGATGTACTGGTTGGACCCGAACCTGCGCTACGCCAAGAGAGAGGCAGACATCATG GAATATGCCGTGAACTGCCATGCCATCACCTGGGAACGAATCCTGagtcactttgacatttttgcattCAGTCATTTCTGGGGCTGGGGAATGAAGGCCCTGCTCATTCGAAGCTATGGACTCTGCTGGACCATTAGCATCACCTGGGAGCTGACTGAG CTATTCTTCATGCATCTGCTGCCTAATTTTGCTGAATGCTGGTGGGACCAGGTGATTTTGGACATTCTGCTGTGTAATGGAGGAGGCATCTGGCTTGGCATGAATATCTGCCGCTTCTTGGAGATGAGGACCTACCACTGGGCCAGTATTAA GGACATCCACACCACCACCGGAAAGATCAAAAGAGCCGTGCTACAGTTCACCCCTGCAAGCTGGACCTACGTACGCTGGCTTGACCCAAAGTCTTCCCTGCAGCGCGTGACGGGCGTCTATCTGTTCATGATCATCTGGCAG ctAACAGAGTTGAACACATTCTTcctcaaacacatttttgtcttCCCTGCAAGCCACCCTCTGAGCTGGTGCCGGATCCTGTTCGTCGGCATAATCACCGCTCCGACAGTGAG gcaGTATTATGCATacctcacagacacacagtgcAAAAGAGTCGGGACCCAGTGCTGGGTGTTTGG GGCAATAGCCTTTCTGGAGGCCTTGGCCTGTATCAAGTTTGGGCAGGACTTGTTCTCAAAAACACAGATCCTCTATGTGATCATGTGGCTGCTGTGTTTG GCCTTCATTACGTTCCTGTGCCTCTATGGAATGGTGTGGTTCGCAGAGACATACGGGCCAAGAGGAACG AGCCTCTCAGAATGTGAAGACAGTAACTACGCAGAATATGCCGACTACGTGTCAGGAGGGATTAAAG GAGAGACGGAGGCGGACAGCAACAGCCCCGCGACCAGATTTAGAGGGAAGGGCCCGGGAAGGGCCGAGTCCGTCAACGGCCTGGACAGCCAGTAG
- the LOC137917657 gene encoding E3 ubiquitin-protein ligase NHLRC1-like → MAQKSLVSSGGGNLSPGGILREIQINLLECKVCFEKFSTEHRPQNLSCGHVLCLGCVSALSHPVPRTLECPFCRQLCSIDNTSKCQVLADLQELLLSWSPTSSAPHHGALAAGLSSTRLHLSAAFGGWGTLINPTGIAVVSSSRRIVVVHDGATSVVVFDGRGKKLHTFGRRGQAGGEICYPVDVAVTPCGHVVVTDAGSKAVKVYTSRGNHVLTVDGSFQMPWSVDTDSCGHILVSDVQAGTLSQIKADYANRLILDHQTVVSDLQHPKAVACCHVTGSSAVMEHLSWRPPERQRHTRLRVFGRDFRLLYQTDSFSLTLQSPVRLSMSGVAFDRDGNAIVIDSNRGMIWSLEKLQNDLILSPVVGGHLTRPAALVSLNDALVVLDSGDHTVKIYSTNDAGSIL, encoded by the coding sequence ATGGCTCAGAAGAGTCTGGTTTCTTCAGGCGGTGGAAATCTCAGTCCGGGGGGGATTCTGAGGGAGATTCAGATCAACCTGCTGGAGTGTAAAGTCTGTTTTGAGAAGTTCAGCACTGAGCACAGGCCGCAGAATCTTTCCTGTGGTCACGTGCTCTGCTTGGGATGCGTCTCGGCTCTGTCCCACCCTGTCCCGAGGACACTGGAGTGTCCCTTCTGTCGACAGCTGTGCAGCATTGACAACACCTCCAAGTGCCAGGTCCTGGCCgacctgcaggagctgctgttgTCCTGGAGTCCTACGTCTTCTGCCCCTCATCACGGTGCATTAGCCGCAGGTCTGTCGTCTACGCGTCTGCACCTCTCTGCAGCTTTTGGCGGGTGGGGAACGCTTATAAACCCCACCGGCATCGCCGTCGTGAGCTCTTCGAGAAGGATAGTGGTGGTGCACGATGGAGCAACGAGCGTGGTGGTGTTCGACGGACGGGGCAAGAAGCTGCACACGTTCGGACGACGAGGACAGGCCGGCGGGGAGATCTGTTACCCGGTGGACGTGGCGGTGACTCCCTGTGGTCACGTGGTGGTGACTGATGCAGGGAGTAAAGCTGTGAAGGTTTACACCTCCAGGGGGAACCACGTGTTGACGGTGGACGGTTCTTTCCAGATGCCCTGGAGTGTGGACACAGACAGCTGTGGGCACATCCTGGTCTCGGACGTCCAAGCCGGCACGCTGTCCCAGATAAAGGCGGACTATGCCAACCGTCTCATCTTGGATCATCAAACCGTCGTTTCCGACCTCCAGCATCCGAAGGCGGTGGCCTGCTGTCACGTGACTGGGAGCAGCGCAGTGATGGAGCATTTGTCTTGGCGTCCACCAGAGAGGCAGCGACACACCCGGCTGAGAGTGTTTGGGAGAGACTTCAGGCTGCTTTACCAGACAGACAGTTTCAGCCTGACTCTCCAGTCCCCGGTGAGGCTGAGCATGTCCGGCGTGGCCTTTGACAGGGACGGCAACGCGATCGTCATCGACTCCAATCGGGGGATGATCTGGAGTCTGGAGAAGCTCCAGAATGATCTGATTCTGAGCCCTGTGGTGGGGGGCCACCTCACCCGCCCAGCTGCACTGGTGTCCCTGAACGACGCCCTGGTCGTTCTGGACAGTGGCGATCACACAGTGAAGATTTATTCTACGAATGATGCTGGTTCCATCTTATAA
- the kif13a gene encoding kinesin-like protein KIF13A, whose translation MSDTKVKVAVRVRPMNRREIELNTKCVVDMEDNQTVLRPPPSNAKGDSRKQAKVFAFDHCFWSMDESNVPKYAGQEVVFKCLGEGILENAFQGYNACIFAYGQTGSGKSFSMMGNGEQPGLIPRLCCSLFERVRSEENDAHTFKVEVSYMEIYNEKVRDLLDPKGSRQSLKVREHKVLGPYVDGLSQLAVTGFADIEVLMSEGNKSRTVAATNMNEESSRSHAVFSIIVTQTLYDLQSGNSGEKVSKLSLVDLAGSERVSKTGAAGERLKEGSNINKSLTTLGCVISALADQSAGKGKAKFVPYRDSVLTWLLKDNLGGNSKTAMLATVSPAADNYEETLSTLRYADRAKRIVNHAMVNEDPNARIIRELREEVEKLRVQLSQAESMKAPELKEKLHESEKLIQEMTVTWEDKLRKTEEIATERQKQLESMGISLETSGIKVGEDKCFLVNLNADPALNELLVYYLKAHTRVGADTSQDIQLFGIGIQSEHCVLEICPDGDVTLMPTGNARTCVNGTMVDSLVHLWHGDRILWGNNHFFRINLPKRKRRDRLKELERASPRESFVEADVETASEASSEQDYSYEFAQMEVIMKTLGNNDPMQNVVHVLEKQYLEENRKALEEQKMMYERELESLRQQLSPEKTSEDHGSSSDRLTFPAHTPHSKLRLWTEERDELFRQSLSRLKEQVMKANTLVREANFLAEEMNKLTDYQVTLQIPAANLSANRKRGAIVSEPAIQARRKGKGTQVWTIEKLENKLVDMRDHYRDWKEGTEETHSKANSHFCDPFYEAQENHNLIGVANIFLESLFHDVKLHYAVPIISQQGEVAGRLHVELTRVSGALPERLSGGDDSSENSSESSCYEVMDTNGEIVSMAKRLACRVRIREATGLPFNLSNFVFCQYTFWEHGEPTVAPPMVSPDRPPPRNPDAQFTVQFDHCKDYVVHVTDDFLEFISDGALAIEVWGHRCAGNGRSLWELDALEAKTQTLRDRWNEVSRGIEMWISIQELNEQGEYSSVELHSGKDISTGGVFQLRQGHSRRLQVSVKPVQNSGTLPLLVEAVLSVSIGCVSARSTRLQRPLDSYQRELEDDGDSYQEEDLNFVRERWSDALIKRREYLDEQIKKIINKHEKSEEDIEREARLVEQWVGLTEERNAVLVPAPGSGIPGAPADWNPPAGMEAHIPVLFLDLNADNLTVNEQLTGPHAAGVNSILPKEHGSQFFYLPINRHCDDEVSAVCSWDSSIHDSVHLNRITSPNERIYLIIKATVQLSHPASMELVLRKRVAVNIYNKQSFTQSLKRRMSLKNSLYSCGVTYEIVSNIPKASEEPEERETLALMAARGDSEESQDGETYIEKYTRGVLEVENILSLERLRQAVTVKEALTSKGRHLRRSVSTPNVQHSSCSKTDLTGCEDEDCKDHCDHADSAICKPQEGSLWTTPIKSRENQGKPQNPTFYNSSPFKALSPQPPKFLKSLLPVKEENTVKKALEARPLLGHERMSSCVDSPALFPPPCPWNRPRAGSEGHCKPSTSKPTPTCTFPTSRQLSHTLPRMAPDSEDEETVVHAILNPQDRRSFQPYIPEDFANFEIYNASLESQEGVLISRSDTPGSRCGGESGREMPRSPTVSSSTSGYFSHSASNATLSDMPFSASESSDHLSCTSRDANDSQTKGVCAGSDTQQLLLSDGVPDQEPLGLPASSPARILNGAAKRHPFAPPCDFILSSSQEFTDFKGADDSIDGTDLANLTERWEQETSEVASKQGKKKDKAEKCGNQSSSDVSGVLNTPAPENPATTSSKCPNNAGSICAPAPHNTNICTSVSDPVSVPDKVIAASPTSRSRITPLPTVRAPAPTPRAGGEPPIQEPAQGDLPCRSPCPSPNPSSAEPSGDSSGDENTPAAQLPDWMAPGEPVWVGKRRGTVYYVGGVEFAKGIWIGVKLDVAVGKHNGTVQGRVYFRCPPGHGVFVKPSRLTRGPSSMDTDPQTLIR comes from the exons atgtcGGATACGAAGGTAAAAGTTGCAGTGAGAGTTCGGCCCATGAATCGCAGGG AAATCGAGCTGAACACGAAGTGCGTCGTGGACATGGAGGACAATCAAACGGTTCTACGCCCACCGCCTTCAAACGCGAAAGGAGACAGCAG GAAACAAGCAAAG gtctttgcTTTTGATCACTGCTTCTGGTCCATGGATGAGTCCAATGTTCCTAAATATGCAG GTCAAGAGGTGGTGTTCAAGTGCCTTGGAGAGGGAATACTTGAAAATGCATTCCAGGGATACAATGCCTGCATCTTTGCCTATGGACAAACAG GTTCAGGCAAGTCCTTTTCAATGATGGGGAATGGGGAGCAGCCGGGTTTAATCCCTCGACTCTGCTGCTCACTGTTTGAGAGGGTCCGCTCTGAGGAGAACGACGCCCACACTTTTAAGGTGGAAGTGTCCTACATGGAGATCTACAACGAGAAGGTCCGTGACCTGCTTGATCCCAAAGG GAGCCGACAATCTCTGAAAGTCCGGGAACACAAGGTGCTGGGTCCCTATGTGGACGGTTTGTCTCAGCTGGCCGTGACTGGCTTTGCG GACATTGAGGTGTTGATGTCAGAGGGGAACAAATCTCGGACGGTTGCGGCCACCAACATGAATGAGGAGAGCAGTCGATCGCACGCCGTCTTCAGCATCATTGTCACGCAGACGCTTTACGATCTTCAGTCTGGG AACTCGGGGGAGAAAGTGAGCAAGTTGAGTCTGGTTGACCTTGCTGGAAGCGAACGAGTGTCCAagactggagctgctggagagagactgaaggAGGGCAGCAACATTAACAA gtcgCTCACCACATTGGGCTGTGTGATCTCCGCTCTGGCTGATCAGTCTGCAGGAAAGGGGAAGGCCAAGTTTGTGCCATACAGAGATTCAGTCCTCACCTGGCTGCTGAAG GACAACCTTGGCGGAAACAGCAAGACAGCCATGCTAGCCACAGTGAGTCCAGCTGCTGATAACTACGAGGAGACGCTGTCCACCCTCCGCTACGCCGACAGGGCCAAGAGAATTGTCAACCACGCCATGGTGAATGAAGACCCCAACGCTCGGATCATCAGAGAGCtcagagaggaggtggagaagctcAGAGTTCAGCTTTCCCAGGCCGAA TCCATGAAGGCTCCTGAGCTGAAGGAGAAACTGCATGAGTCAGAGAAACTCATCCAGGAGATGACTGTCACCTGGGAGGACAAGCTGAGAAAGACGGAGGAGATTGCTACT GAACGGCAGAAGCAGCTAGAGAGCATGGGCATCTCTCTGGAGACGTCGGGGATTAAAGTGGGTGAAGACAAGTGCTTCCTGGTCAATCTGAACGCTGACCCTGCCCTCAATGAGCTCCTGGTTTACTACCTGAAG GCGCACACGCGTGTGGGAGCTGACACATCTCAGGACATCCAGCTGTTTGGGATCGGCATTCAGTCAGAGCACTGCGTCCTTGAGATTTGCCCCGATGGTGATGTCACCCTGATGCCCACAGGGAACGCCAG GACCTGTGTGAATGGAACAATGGTTGATTCCTTGGTCCACCTGTGGCACGGAGATCGTATATTATGGGGCAACAATCACTTCTTCAG GATTAATCTACCGAAACGAAAGCGGCGGGACCGTTtaaaggagctggagagagcctCTCCCAGAGAGAGCTTTGTCGAGGCAGACGTGGAGACGGCCAGCGAGGCTTCATCGGAGCAGGACTACAGCTATGAGTTTGCCCAGATGGAGGTCATAATGAAAACTCTGGGTAACAATG ACCCCATGCAGAACGTGGTCCATGTGCTGGAGAAGCAGTACCTGGAGGAGAATCGTAAGGctctggaggagcagaagatgaTGTATGAACGGGAGCTGGAGTCGCTACGGCAACAGCTGTCCCCCGAAAAAACATCAGAAGACCACGGCAGCAGCAGTGACCGCCTTACGTTCCCGGCGCACACACCTCACAGCAAGCTGCGACTGTGGACAGAGGAGCG gGATGAGCTTTTTCGTCAGAGCCTTTCCCGACTCAAGGAGCAGGTCATGAAAGCCAACACCTTGGTGCGAGAAGCCAACTTTTTGGCAGAGGAGATGAACAAACTGACCGACTATCAGGTCACCCTTCAGATCCCTGCAGCCAACCTCAGCGCCAACCGCAAG CGTGGAGCAATCGTGAGCGAGCCGGCAATTCAGGCGCGAAGGAAAGGGAAGGGGACCCAAGTGTGGACGATCGAGAAGCTGGAAAACAAACTGGTGGACATGAGAGACCACTACAGGGACTGGAAGGAAGGCACAGAGGAAACG catAGCAAAGCAAACAGTCATTTCTGTGACCCCTTCTATGAAGCGCAAGAGAACCACAACCTGATAGGAGTGGCCAATATTTTTCTGGAGTCCCTCTTCCACGATGTCAAACTGCATTACGCTGTCCCTATTATCAGCCAACAGGGAGAG GTAGCAGGCAGGTTGCACGTTGAGCTGACGCGAGTCAGCGGAGCCCTACCGGAGCGCCTGTCAGGAGGCGACGACTCGTCGGAGAACTCCAGTGAGAGCAGCTGCTATGAAGTGATGGACACCAACGGGGAGATTGTCTCCATGGCCAAGAGGCTCGCCTGCAGG GTGCGGATCAGGGAGGCCACGGGGCTGCCGTTCAACCTGTCGAATTTCGTTTTCTGTCAGTACACCTTCTGGGAGCACGGCGAGCCCACTGTGGCCCCTCCCATGGTAAGCCCGGACAGACCGCCCCCCCGGAATCCAGACGCCCAGTTTACTGTCCAGTTTGATCACTGCAAA GACTATGTTGTGCATGTGACGGATGACTTTTTGGAGTTTATATCAGATGGAGCGTTGGCCATAGAAGTGTGGGGTCATCGCTGTGCAGGGAACGGACGTTCACTCTGGGAGTTAGATGCACTCGAGGCCAAAACCCAGACTCTCCGGGACAG GTGGAACGAGGTGTCTCGCGGGATTGAGATGTGGATTTCCATCCAGGAGTTGAATGAGCAGGGCGAGTACTCGTCTGTGGAGCTACATTCTGGAAAAGACATCAGCACAGGAGGAGTCTTCCAGCTCCGACAG GGTCACTCCAGGAGGCTGCAGGTTTCCGTGAAGCCGGTCCAGAACTCGGGCACGCTGCCTCTGCTGGTGGAGGCTGTGCTGTCAGTCTCCATCGGCTGTGTGTCTGCTCGCTCCACCAGGCTGCAGAGACCCCTTGACAGCTACCAG AGAGAGTTGGAAGACGATGGGGATAGTTATCAG GAGGAAGATCTCAATTTTGTTCGGGAGCGTTGGTCAGATGCCCTGATAAAACGGCGGGAATATCTCGATGAGCAAATTAAGAAAATCATCAACAAACATG AGAAATCCGAGGAGGATATTGAGCGTGAGGCTCGGCTGGTTGAGCAGTGGGTCGGCCTGACTGAAGAGAGAAATGCTGTGTTGGTTCCTGCACCCGGAAGTGGGATCCCTGGAGCTCCTGCAGACTG GAACCCACCTGCAGGAATGGAGGCTCACATCCCTGTACTCTTCTTGGATTTAAATG CGGACAATCTGACGGTGAACGAACAGCTGACCGGGCCACACGCTGCAGGCGTTAACTCTATCCTGCCCAAGGAGCATGGAAGTCAGTTCTTCTATTTGCCCATCAACAGGCACTGTGATGATGAG GTGTCTGCGGTCTGCTCCTGGGACTCATCCATCCACGATTCGGTTCACCTCAATCGCATCACGTCTCCCAACGAACGCATTTACCTGATCATCAAGGCTACGGTCCAGCTCAGCCACCCTGCCTCCATGGAGCTGGTGCTCCGCAAGAGGGTTGCTGTCAACATCTACAACAAGCAG AGCTTCACTCAGAGTCTAAAGAGAAGAATGTCCTTAAAGAACTCACTTTATTCCTGTGGTGTGACGTATGAGATTGTTTCTAACATACCGAAG GCCTCAGAAGAGCCAGAGGAAAGGGAAACCTTGGCCCTCATGGCAGCTCGAGGGGACAGTGAGGAGAGTCAAGATGGAGAAACGTACATAGAGAAATACACGAGGGGCGttctggaggtggagaacatccTCAGTCTGGAGAGACTACGACAG GCTGTGACGGTGAAGGAAGCGCTCACTTCCAAGGGGAGACACCTGAGGAGGAGTGTCAGCACACCAAATGTACAGCAT TCGTCTTGTAGTAAAACAGACCTGACTGGCTGTGAGGATGAAGACTGTAAG GACCACTGTGATCACGCAGACAGCGCCATCTGCAAACCTCAGGAGGGCTCGCTTTGGACCACACCCATCAAAAGCAGGGAGAATCAAGGTAAGCCACAGAA CCCCACCTTTTATAACTCCAGCCCCTTCAAAGCCCTCTCGCCACAGCCGCCCAAGTTCCTCAAGTCACTGCTGCCTGTTAAAGAGGAGAACACGGTGAAGAAAGCCCTGGAGGCCCGGCCACTGCTGGGACATGAG CGCATGAGCTCATGTGTGGACAGCCCTGCACTGttcccccctccctgcccctgGAACCGACCCAGGGCAGGCAGCGAGGGCCACTGCAAGCCTTCCACTTCCAAGCCCACCCCCACCTGCACCTTTCCCACAAGCAGACAGCTCAGCCACACACTGCCACGCATGGCT CCGGACTCAGAGGATGAAGAGACGGTCGTCCACGCGATTCTTAATCCTCAGGACCGCAGAAGCTTTCAGCCTTACATTCCAGAGGACTTTGCAAACTTCGAGATCTACAACGCCTCTCTGGAGAGCCAGGAGGGGGTTCTGATATCCCGATCGGACACACCGGGAAGCCGGTGTGGAGgcgagagtgggagagagatgCCTCGAAGCCCCACAGTGAGCAGTTCCACAAGTGGCTACTTTTCACACAGTGCCTCCAATGCCACGCTGTCTGACATGCCTTTCAGCGCCAGCGAGAGCTCAGACCACCTCAGCTGCACCTCCAGAGACGCCAACGACTCACAGACTAAAGGTGTTTGTGCAGGGAGTGACACCCAGCAGCTTCTGCTCTCAGACGGCGTTCCGGATCAGGAGCCCTTAGGTCTCCCCGCCTCCTCACCGGCTCGCATCCTTAATGGTGCGGCAAAGCGGCACCCATTTGCTCCTCCTTGTGACTTCATCCTCAGCTCCAGTCAGGAGTTCACTGACTTTAAAGGAGCTGATGACAGTATTGATGGAACAGATTTAGCTAATCTTACAGAGCGATGGGAGCAGGAGACTTCGGAGGTCGCTTCTAAACAAGgcaagaaaaaagacaaagcgGAAAAATGTGGCAATCAATCCTCCTCTGATGTCTCTGGAGTACTAAACACACCTGCTCCTGAAAACCCTGCAACTACTTCCAGCAAATGTCCAAATAATGCAGGTTCTATTTGTGCACCTGCGCCCCATAACACAAACATTTGCACTTCAGTCAGCGACCCCGTGTCTGTGCCTGACAAAGTCATCGCTGCATCTCCAACATCTCGCTCCAGAATCACGCCTTTACCCACAGTCCGAGCCCCGGCCCCTACTCCGCGAGCGGGAGGAGAGCCCCCAATCCAGGAGCCTGCCCAGGGAGATCTTCCCTGCAGGAGTCCCTGTCCCAGCCCGAACCCGAGCAGCGCAGAGCCCTCAGGCGATTCCAGCGGAGATGAGAATACCCCCGCGGCTCAGCTTCCGGACTGGATGGCCCCTGGGGAGCCAGTGTGGGTGGgcaagaggagaggaacagTCTATTATGTTGGAGGGGTGGAGTTTGCTAAGGGCATCTGGATTGGTGTGAAGCTTGACGTGGCAGTGG GTAAGCACAATGGGACTGTCCAGGGCAGGGTGTACTTCCGCTGCCCTCCGGGCCACGGCGTGTTTGTGAAGCCATCTCGTCTCACCAGAGGACCTTCCTCCATGGACACGGATCCGCAGACTCTGATCAGATAA